aaaaccacacattgtatgttgtaccaccttacagcaaGACcttctagattgctgtacacacggatACATCTAGTAcacagtagcacgccctcttgcatcgatgcatgcctgtattcgtaggggcatactgtccacaagtccatcaaggtactgttggtccagattgtctcactcctcaacgccgattcggcgtagatacctcagagtggttggtgggtctcgtcctccataaacagcatttttcaacctatcccagacatgttcgatagggtccatgtctggagaaccttCTGGCCACtattgtcgagcgatgtcgttatctcgaAGGAAGAAATTCACAAGACGTacacgattggggcgcgaattgtcgtccatgaagaccaatggctcaccaatatgctgccgatatgattgcagtatcggtcggaggactgcaatcatgtatcgtacagccattacggcgccttccaccaccaccagcggcgtacgtcagccccacataatgccacctcaaaacatcagggaacttccaccttgctgcactcgctggacagtgtgtctagggctTTCAGGCTAACTGGGTTTCCTCCAAGTACCACCTCAAAGATTGTCTGGttcaaagcatatgcgacactcataggtgaagagaacgtgatgcctatcctgaggGGTCAATTCGACATGtttctgggcccatctgtaccgcgctgcatggtgtcgtggttgtaaagatggatctcgccatggacgtcaggagtgaagttgcgcgtcatgcagcctattgcgatcAGTTCGAGTCGTTACACGATGTTCTGTGGCTGCccaaaaagaattattcaacatggtggtgttgctgtcaaggttccttctAGTCATAATCGGTAGggagcggtcatccactgaagtagtaaACCTTGGatggcctgagcggggcatgtcatcgacaggtccggtctctctgtatctcgtacatgtccgaacaatatcgcttttgttcactccgagacgtctggtcacttcccttgttgagagcccttcctggcacacagcaacaatgcggacgcaaacgaacagcggtattgaccgtctaggcatggttgaactacagacaacatgagcggtGTACCtcattcgtggtggaatgactggaacttatcggctgtcgacCCCCCTCCATCTGATAggtgctgctaatgcatggttgtttatattttcgggcggatttagtgacatatcATAACAGTCAAAGttactgtgtctatgatacaatatataCAGCAACATCTATCTTAagtagttctgggaactggggtgatgcaaaacgtttttgatgtgtgtaataaacTGAGAGACTGGGAAGTAGTGTATGACAAACGTCCAAAAGTAAAGGTACTCACAATAAGTGTGAATTGTGGATTACGAAAAAGTTCACATAATTGAAGAATGGAGTTTCATACATTTAAAAAGTCGCATTGGATCTTTGGCACAGATGGTAAGGATCATATTGGATTTGCTTCGGAGGGATGGAAGATACAGACTTAATTGTAGCATTAGTATTATAAACTCACCATGACTTAACGCTGTCACTTAACAGCGTGGACATGTGAGGTACTGCTATGCACGTCATGTGGGGATATATGTCTAATACTGTCTCCCCGAGAGGCCAGTATCCCCCTTACAACTGTTTTGACATGGTAGTATCGATGGCTCAGATTATCATGCCGTGCTAGTGAGTTCGACAGCTGGTGTAattcttttattactttttttcagtCTTATGACTAGCTTGACGCGGCCCACCACGAAATCCTCTGCTGTGGCAAACTTTTGGTCTCAAAGTAGCAAATATAACCTACTCCCTAAATTATTTTCTAGTTGTATTCAAATCTcaggcttcctctacagtttttagcctctgcagctccctctagtatcttgGAAGTTAATACCTTACGTAGTTAATCCCTGCCCTAtaatgctgtcccttctccttttcggTATTTTCAATATACTTCTGTactcgccgattctgtgaagagcCTTCTAATACCTTACCTTATCACTACagataattttcaaaattattctatagcATCTCATCTCAAATGCTTGAATTACGTTTTTCCAGCACGCATATTGCACTACCATAGAATGCTCTGCACCATACGTACATTCTCAATAGTTTCTTCCTAAAGTTAAGGCAGATGTTGGACACTAGTAGTTTTGTCTGGGCCAGTAATGCCCATTTTTCCAGTGCTAATCTGCCTTTCAAGTCCTTGCTACGACCATCAAGACATATTTTGCTGTATAGATAACTAATTTCCTTAACTTTGTTTACTTTGtgaccccaattctgatgttaaattcttcgctgttctcacttctgctacttcgtcTCACTACTTTCTTCTTTGCTCAATTTACTTTCAatcttcactgaagagccaaagaaacttgtacacctgcctaatatagtgtatggccccgcgagcacgcagaagtgtccgtACACGACATGGCACgtactcgacttatgtctgaagtagtgctgaatggACCTGACACCAGGAAtcgtgcaggtctgtccataaatccgtaagagtacgaggggatggagatctcttctgaacagcacgttccaagacatcccagatattctcaataattttcatctctggggagtttggtggccagaagacgTATTTTAACTCAGTAGATTATtcgtggagctactctgtagcagttctggacgtgtggagtctcGCATTGACCtatttgaattgcccaagtccttcggaatgcacaatagacactaCATGAACTGAAGAGCTATTGACTAAGAAGAGGAAAGTGCAGCACTCAGTAATAAGTACAATATGTGTTAACACCGAATTTGGAGTGGCATTGCTAGTTTATCTGAAGTATTGTAAAATATATCTATCATCAAGATTATTAGCTGTTAGTAGTGCTGAAATAGCCCTTCACAAACAGCAGTACCTTCTGTGTGGTATGTTGTCGCAGTGTAAGCAATATGGTCGACCTGATTTCGAAAATGGCTGTACAAACTAAAGTAGGTTCCTTGACATATTTGTAGTTGAAACCGATCTGTACTATATTACTGGTGTATAGGCTACAGTGGAATTTATTGGAAAATTTACTTACttgaaaaaaatatggctctgagcactatgggactcaacatcttaggtcataagttccctagaacttagaactacttaaacctaactaacctaaggacaacacacacacacacacccatgcccgaggcaggattcgaacctgcgaccgtagcagtcctgcggttcaggactgcagtgctagaaccgcacggccaccgcggccggcacttacttgaaatttaaaagaTAGTAATACTGTTTCAGTATATGTTGTATAAAATTCTTTAAGTCGATTTATGTGTAGTAGTGCATTTTTGAGCTATACCACTGTTTTTGCTGGAGTGCAATATGACACGATACAGATCGCAGATGTCAGAGATCGTGTGAACTGTGAACTTGAAGATCCAAAGATGGTGACGAACCGGTTATCTAAATAAATACTTCACTAACGATTTTGGCTGTTTGGTGTTGTGCCTGTGTTCTTTGTAAAAATTAGTCTTGTAACGGTCGAAActgcttttcaaaattatttacattcttacgTATTAGTTACACGTAAGCAATATGTCCTCGACTATGTGGCAGACTTGGCAGTATTGATGGACTGGTATCTTACACTGGACACCAGCCAGCTTTGTAAAATATATCATTTGtcaattttgtctgttattttcACACAAATTTACCTTACAAACTGGGCACTCAACTGTTGTGTTTCCGTGACACACTGTAGAAAATCGAACTACCGACGTTATGGTAGTTTCGGAAATAACGTTTtgtttgattaaacataaaattggTGTTTCTTTATGATATTATCTTTCGAAGTGTTAGCAGTAATTGATGAGTTTTTGAGACAGAACTAATGGATGACAGATTAAAGGGCAAGGTCGGTGCACGTGTGCGAAAGTGGCTTTCCCTCGTGTGCAGAGCAGATAGCGGAACAGATATAACCGCCGCCAGAACTGATGCTGCAGCCAGCAACATGCAGAAGGCCGCGATAGTCGCCCTCGCACTCTGCCTGTCTGCCACGTTGGCAGCGCCTCCCTCCTTTTCCGCCCCTAGGAGGAGCGTGGGCGTCGTTCAGGGGCGCATCGTAGGCGGACACGACGTCGACATCTCCGAGTACCCATGGCAGGTGTCGGTGCGCTACTCGTGGTGGCACAACTGCGGTGGCTCCGTCATCAGCGACACCTGGGTGCTGACCGCGGCCCACTGCCTCGACGGATTCCCGCTGTTCGGCCTGTCGGTGCGTGCCGGGTCCTCCACGAGGGGCAGTGGCGGTACCATCTACAAGGCGGCCGCTAAGCACTTCCACTCCAGCTTCAGCTGGGTCACCATAGACTACGACATCGGCCTCATGCAGACCAAGGACACGATTGAGTTTGGTACCAACGTCCaggttagatttttttttttttttttgcctcgtcTGTTTTCCTACAGTCCTGTGCCTTCTCCTTTACAGtactttccaaatattcctttcctctccgattctgcccagaacctccacattccttaccttatcagtccacctaattttcaacaattgtCTGTGACATTAGTCTCAAATGTTACGACGTcgtctgatccggttttcccacagttcatgtttcgctATCATaaacacaatactgtgctccaaacgtacattctcagaaatttcttcctcaaattaaggcctgtcatTGATGttcgtagacttctcttggcctggaacgccctttttgccagtgttagtctggttTTGACGTCCTCGTTGGTCCATCCATCATTGGTAGTTTTGCTGCTTCCCTTAacatcatctatttcgtgaccataaatcctgatgttaagtttcccgctgttcttatTTCTCCTACTTCTTATTTCTTTCgtctttactctcaatccatataattgataatagcaatgtcatctgctaaTCTTTTGTTtcgtgtcctttcaccttgaatcttaatcccaatcttgaacccttcttttatttccgtcactgattcttcaacgtacagattgaacagtcggaacgaaagactacatccacgtcttacaccctttttaatccgtgcacttcgttcttggtcttccactcgtaTTGTTCTCTCTtaattgttgtacatattataaatgACCCGTCTTTCCTCATAGATTACCCCTTTTTTCCTTAGAATTTCTAATATCTAGCACCGTCTGACATCGCAgaaagctttttccagatcgacaaatcgttGAATGTGTCgtgaattttcttcagtcttgtttccattattgaaTGCACCGTcacaactacctctctggtgcctttacctttcctaaagctaactgATCTTCACttaacaaatcctcagttttcttttccattcttctgtataccatTCTCGTcagtaatttggatgcatgagctgctaagttgactgtgcgatagtttttcctcttcggaattgtgtggatgatgtttatccGAAAGCCAATAAAATACTTCCTGAACACCAGAATGTGCCCGTTACCCGAATGATATTAAATATTCTTATGGaatattatccatcacttccgccTCATTAgatttttaagtcttccaaagatttCTAAGtcctgattataatactggatgtcCTTCATCTTTCCTGTCGACTCCcgttttttcttctgtcacgttgTCAGAAAAGTCTTCCCCCTCATTGAATACTCCTTCCATCTACCCGTCCTCTTATACATatttaacaaaggaattgtcattgcactcttaatgttacatgaTACACTTTTCCCCATAAAATAAACAATATCTTCTGGAGAAACATGCGAAATTATAGAGaaatttctttgaatttatttgTGGCATTGACAATAGAAAGAAATATGCATATGCTTTACCTTTGTAACAggtctcccgaggagatcacgaatgtaaaattagagagattagagcgcgcacagaggccttcagacagtcgttcttcccgcgaaccatacgcgactggaacaggaaagggaggtaatgacagtggcacgtaaagtgccctccgccacacaccgttgggtggcttgcggagtataaatgtagatgtagatgtagatgtagtaactaAACAAGAATCGTCGGATTTAATTGCATCAGCCCTGGAAGTTTTGTTAGTTAAAATACTCTGCAAATAATTATAGTTGGTTATTTGCTATTTTTTTCCGCATTTGCAATGTGTTCGAACATTTTCTTCTGCCTGTTTGGTGTGATGCACAGGAAGCATTTTCGTTTTCGTGATCTTCCGTCTTCTCTTTGCTGGTCATTCCACAGCGTGTCTTGACTTTTAGAAACCACTTTTGGAGTCGAGGATTATTCACTTCCATCTCCATTTGAGGCCGTAACATTTCTTACCATAATTTCTTGAGGAAAATTCATCTCTTATTACTTCGACTTACCATGGAGCTGGGATGCAACCCCTGGACATAAGCACAGGGCATTTTACTGTGGTACATTCATTATTTTCACCCATAAGACAAAAGGCCATCGGGTGGTACATTCATTATTTTCATCCGTAAGATTAAGGCCATTGTTTGACTGTCACGTTGCAGGTATATGTATATACCTTCTGGTCATGAGAATGGATTCCTGATTCAGATTTACGAAAAGATAAAACGATATGTTGTTTCATGGCACTTACACTCACGTGAAATTATTTTGGacttaatgaaataaattaatattttcaacAGCATATGTGTGACGTGCTCGCAGATAGTGAATTCATGTCTTAAACTTAATACAGCAGTAGATGGTCGGCAGTGTGTGTTCCTTCGGACAAACGTGCATGCTTGTGTGTCCAAAAGACATTATATAGTATTATACGTTGCATAGTATGTATGTGTtaccaactatatatatatattttacagaaatatacactcctggaaaaaggaaaaaagaacacattgacaccggtgtgtcagacccaccatacttgctccggacactgcgagagggctgtacaaacaatgatcacacgcacggcacagcggacacaccaggaaccgcggtattggccgtcgaatggcgctagctgtgcagcatttgtgcaccgccgccgtcagtgtcagccagtttgccgtggcatacggagctccatcgcagtctttaacactggtagcatgccgcgacagcgtggacgtgaaccgtatgtgcagttgacggactttgagcgagggtgtatagtgggcatgcgggaggccgggtggacgtaccgccgaattgctcaacacgtggggcgtgaggtctccacagtacatcgatgttgtcgccagtggtcggcggaaggtgcacgtgcccgtcgacctgggaccggaccgcagcgacgcacggatgcacgccaagaccgtaggatcctacgcagtgccgtaggggaccgcaccgccacttcccagcaaattagggacactgttgctcctggggtatcggcgaggaccattcgcaaccgtctccatgaagctgggctacggtcccgcacaccgttaggccgtcttccgctcacgccccaacatcgtgcagcccgcctccagtggtgtcgcgacaggcgtgaatggagggacgaatggagacgtgtcgtcttcagcgatgagagtcgcttctgccttggtgccaatgatggtcgtatgcgtgtttggcgccgtgcaggtgagcgccacaatcaggactgcatacgaccgaggcacacagggccaacacccggcatcatggtgtggggagcgatctcctacactggccgtacaccactggtgatcgtcgaggggacactgaatagtgcacggtgcatccaaaccgtcatcgaacccatcgttctaccattcctagaccggcaagggaacttgctgttccaacaggacaatgcacgtccgcatgtatcccgtgccacccaacgtgctctagaaggtgtaagtcaactaccctggccagcaagatctccggatctgtcccccattgagcatgtttgggactggatgaagcgtcgtctcacgcggtctgcacgtccagcacgaacgctggtccaactgaggcgccaggtggaaatggcatggcaagccgttccacaggactacatccagcatctctacgatcgtctccatgggagaatagcagcctgcattgctgcgaaaggtggatatacactgtactagtgccgacattgtgcatgctctgttgcctgtgtctatgtgcctgtggttctgtcagtgtgatcatgtgatgtatctgaccccaggaatgtgtcaataaagtttccccttcctgggacaatgaattcacggtgttctgatttcaatttccaggagtgtatgtagacacTGTAAGATAGAGACATTTCTAACTCTGAAATACAGCTATCTTTCCAAATAATTCTCAGGTGCTGCTTTCACAGCACCAGTGACTTTCAAACAATGAGAGAAATTGTTCTGAATGGCTTATTGCTGATACCCCCAACAAGCAGGGCTTCTTAGTTGCGGATAACAGCATTTCATTTTGAGAAGGATGAGTCTCCCTCCTTCCTGTATCAGGGCTTCAGTATTTTATTGGCATATGTACTTCTGCGATGTGGGTTGACATCATGAAACTATGGACGTTCCTTTCAAAGTTCATATACCGTTGAAAGCTGTTTATTTAAGAAACAAGGATTACTTCAGTTACTGTGGCGCTCAACAGACAATTATTTTTAATCAATTCGAAAGACAGCTCCTTTGCTAAGGGGTCTAATAGATACTTGTCATGCATTAGAAGAACAAGTGTACTAaacgaataataaataaataattaattattctaGCAACGAATGATGCTTCAACGAAGAAACTCTGCTACGACATCCACTAATAATTTGCTTACCGATGGAAGTAGTAGTGGAAGTGAAAGCAGTACGGGCAGACAGAGATATAATATGCAAACTGAATGTAGAACGTGCTGGATGTGGTACTTACGTAGACACACAACAAAAATGGGACCATGTGTGAACCCAATCAAGGATTCATAAGTTAAAAGTATTTTACGATTCTGTATTGCATACGTTATACGGACGACCGACCTGGTAATCGAAATGTTATGCGAAATTTGAAGCTTTCGACTGCGATAAGATCGTAAAAAGATACTATGAGTTAATCAAGCCAAGGGCAACATCAGAAGTAAGGCACTACTATGAGAACCCACATACATGTATACCAACCAAAGTTTGCAACACGTGACAGATTAGTCGAGCTGAAAGTGTCGAATAGGTTCACTCTCTGTTGCCATACTGTCTGAAATGCTTCTCGCAACTTAtagatcttaaacatggctgcgaatcagcaactgtgtaaatatgaAGAGGTTGAAAACATCAGCcaatcagttgaaaaaaaaaaagaaaaaaatatttatttcaacgggttggctgtttttttttcaacctcttttgtTATGGATattattaaaatactgaaattacGACCAATGTAGTCCAGCGGATGTTCAGTTGGCTATAGATCTGAGGCGATGGTcctaaaattattacatttactgAAAATCTCATGGATTCGCAAAACAACGCCGTACACAACATATATTCGTCTTCTCTTACATTTTCAAAGACTTCTAGCAGTACGGCAAGGAGTAGTAGCTTGTCGAACTAACCGTTTCCCCTGAAGTAattcgagggtcactccaaaagaaatgcacaatatttttttaaaatccatcttttattctacatgtttgaaagttccacggtgtgtagatacatcctttaggaacaatattttcttttctccacataatttccatccctctcaactgccttactccatcttggaactagcgcctgtaaacctgcacggtaaaattctggaccaacctgtttgaGCCACTGTTTGGGAGCGTGCACaacggagtcatcatcttcaaaccttgttccacgcagataatctttcagtttcccaaagagatgatagtcacatggacccaggtcaggactgtaaggcgggtgttggtgttgtccatctgagttttgtgatcgcttccttggttttttgactgacatgtggccgtgcattgtcatgcaatagCAAAACGTCctccttttgccgatgtggtcgaacacgactcagtcgagcttgaagtttcttcagtgtcgtcacatatgcatcagaatttatggtggttccacttggcatgatgtccacaagcaagagtctgtCGGAATCgataaacaccgtagccataacttttccagcagaaggtggggttttgattttcttttcttggatgaatttgtatgattccactccattgattgcctcttcgtctctggtgaaacatgatggagccgtgtttcatcacctgtcacaattattcccagaaattcatctccaccattctcgtactgctccaaatgttcgctgcatacggtttttttgtttctttgtgagccactgtcaacatcctgtgaacccacatggcacaaagcttttttaacgccaatacattcagtattctgcaaatacttccttccACTATCCCAACGTAACGCGAcaattcactgtgatgcgtctgtcagcagtcaccatccgttaactctctgcacatcgtctggagtgtgtgcagtacggggCCTGCCGCAACgaagacagtcctcaatattgccgtgcccgatttcatcacgtaacctgtttgCCCACCGACGAAATGTACTGCGATCGAAGCAGCAACTCCAcacacctttctcaacctcttgtggatgtttcccactgtctcgttttcacagcacaggaactcTATGACAGcaggttgcttctgacgaacgtcaagtgtagcagccatcttgaagacatgctgtaacggcgccactcacgggaactggTTGAACTAaggttgaaaacaagcgggaaggatgtatctacacactgtaaaactttcatacacgcagaacgaaaactgtatttttactaaaatagtgtgcgtttcttttagAGTGATCCTCGTACCATCACTTGATTTACAACGATGATTTTTTTGGCGTGATCGCCCATGTTTCCACATGGATTCTTGTTTTCACTCTACGCTATTTAAACATTCCCCAGACGTTAACAAGGTGATCAGTGCCTTCCTTCTGTCCTCGTTACAGGCTATTTCCTTCGTTTTCTCCTTCTGTATTCTGATGCAGAAAAACCTTTCTCAGTGGAGGAGA
This genomic interval from Schistocerca cancellata isolate TAMUIC-IGC-003103 chromosome 3, iqSchCanc2.1, whole genome shotgun sequence contains the following:
- the LOC126176205 gene encoding trypsin-1-like; amino-acid sequence: MQKAAIVALALCLSATLAAPPSFSAPRRSVGVVQGRIVGGHDVDISEYPWQVSVRYSWWHNCGGSVISDTWVLTAAHCLDGFPLFGLSVRAGSSTRGSGGTIYKAAAKHFHSSFSWVTIDYDIGLMQTKDTIEFGTNVQPVALATSEPPVGSQVDVTGWGALKEDGQSAWQLQAVTTTIVSREDCNAAYTTEITERMICAGEPEGGKDACQGDSGGPLVAGNTQYGIVSFGSGCADARYPGVYSNVAYLRSWITETSGV